TTCCTATATTATTGCATGGGGTATATTCCTCTTAAGTATTATATTTTTCACCGTATCATTTCTTTTGGGTTTATTTTTAAAACTCATAAGGGATAATCTCTTGCCTCATGTATTTGTAACTCTACTAAGTCCATTCATTGAGAGTTTCCTTGTAAGATATGCCCCTCCTGTAATGGTTGCCATCACAGTGACAGCAGCCTACAAATTTTTACCTCAAAGAAAAGTACCAATATCCCTTGCCTTTGCAGGCGGTATATCTTTTGCAATACTTTGGGAAATAGCCAAAAAACTCTTTTTTATTTATATGGGCAGTGTCAGTTACCTAAACCTTATTTATGGTTCTCTTGGGACACTCATGATGTTTCTGCTCTTTGTCTTTTACTCTGCACTTCTCTTCATATTTATAGCAGAGGTTTTAACCGGCATACTTGATGTAAGAAAATAACGCATATATAAGAGCAGTATACAGATAGAATTGCCTTGCTATACATAATATTTTTTGTTTATAATTTTACCTCATATAAATGAAGCAAAGTAAAAAGGAGTAATACAGCATGTTTTTAAATTATCTGTTAGGACTTTTTTCAAATGACCTTGCTATAGACCTTGGAACAGCAAGCACCCTCATATATGCAAAGGGTAAAGGCATTATCTGTGATGAGCCGTCTGTTGTGGCAGTAAAAAGGGATGGAAGGGGTAGGAAGGTTATTGCGGTTGGCAAAGCGGCGAAGGCAATGCTTGGAAGAACCCCCGGGAATATTGAGGCTATCAGACCAATGAGAGACGGCGTGATAGCAGATTTTGAAGTATGCGAAGAGATGCTGAAGTATTTTATACGGAAGGCACATGACAGGACATTCCTTGTACGTCCCAAGATAATTATAGGTGTCCCGTCAGGCATCACTCAGGTTGAAAAAAGGGCAGTGAGGGAATCGGCCGTATCAGCAGGTGCAAACGAGGTGTATCTGATAGAAGAGCCTATGGCGGCAGCAATCGGTGCAGGGCTTCCAATAACAGAGCCGTCAGGAAATATGATTGTAGATATAGGCGGCGGCACAACAGAGATAGCAGTAATATCCCTTGCAGGCATAGTCCGTGCCAAGTCTATCCGTATTGCAGGAGACAAAATGGATGAGGCAATCGTGCAGTATATAAGGAGAAAGTATAATCTTTCAATCGGTACCGGAACTGCCGAGAATATAAAGATAACTCTGGGACTTTCAATGCCTGATGAGGAAAAAAAGAGCATGGAAATAAAAGGCACAAATCTTGTGACAGGTATACCAATAACAAAGGAGATATGTGATGACGAGATAAGGGAGGCATTGACAGAGCCTATAAATTCTATTATAGATGCTATAAAAGAAGTCCTTGCCCAGACCCCGTCTGACCTTGCTGCAGACCTTGTTGACAAGGGCATAATGCTTGCTGGCGGCGGGTCCCTTTTAAAGAATATGGATGTAATTTTAAGAGAAGAGACAAAACTGCCTGTGATGACTGCAGAGAACCCGCTGTGGTGTGTTGTCAGAGGTGCTGGTATGACACTGGATAATATAAACATCTTGAGGGATGTGACAATACCGTTTTGATAAAGACAGGTGATAGGCTATAGGCTATAGGTTATAAAGGACAAATCTTTTCTAGGTTTTTCCTATTGCCTATAACCCATTACCTATAACCTGTATTTTAATATGCTGACCTTTCTAAAAAAATATTCCATTATAACAGCATCTGTAATATTTCTGATCCTGTCACTCCATATTGCATCTTCAAATATAAAAGGCATGGATGTTTCTGTCATTACAGGCAGGGTTGTAACATTGATGACAGCCCCGTTCATATCAAGTTTTAATTACATAATAGATGGCACAGTTGATATGTGGAATAATTACATACATTTAGTCAACCTGAAAACAGAAAACGAGGTATTAAATGCTAACATTACAAGATTAAAAGAGGAGAACAATGCCCTTAAAGAGAAACTCCTTACTGATAACAGATTAAAAGACCTCTTT
Above is a window of Deltaproteobacteria bacterium DNA encoding:
- a CDS encoding rod shape-determining protein, which encodes MFLNYLLGLFSNDLAIDLGTASTLIYAKGKGIICDEPSVVAVKRDGRGRKVIAVGKAAKAMLGRTPGNIEAIRPMRDGVIADFEVCEEMLKYFIRKAHDRTFLVRPKIIIGVPSGITQVEKRAVRESAVSAGANEVYLIEEPMAAAIGAGLPITEPSGNMIVDIGGGTTEIAVISLAGIVRAKSIRIAGDKMDEAIVQYIRRKYNLSIGTGTAENIKITLGLSMPDEEKKSMEIKGTNLVTGIPITKEICDDEIREALTEPINSIIDAIKEVLAQTPSDLAADLVDKGIMLAGGGSLLKNMDVILREETKLPVMTAENPLWCVVRGAGMTLDNINILRDVTIPF
- a CDS encoding YihY/virulence factor BrkB family protein, translating into MAVKYRRKNFSILKLVKLVSGRLFEHEIITYSAALAFYMLLSIIPLTFIGMAVIGEIIGENRDAAIQWLKWTTEVLPFIAGRMEESIYGLIEKKGFLGSIGILSLLWTAHMVLAEGEKVIRKIFGVEKKRWLAFSYIIAWGIFLLSIIFFTVSFLLGLFLKLIRDNLLPHVFVTLLSPFIESFLVRYAPPVMVAITVTAAYKFLPQRKVPISLAFAGGISFAILWEIAKKLFFIYMGSVSYLNLIYGSLGTLMMFLLFVFYSALLFIFIAEVLTGILDVRK